The Cetobacterium somerae genome contains the following window.
TTAAAATTGGTTTTAGTATAGATGGACCAAAAGAAATCCATGATATTCATAGAAAATATTTAAATGGAAAAAGTTCTTTTGAAAAAACAATTCAAGGAATTGACTTAGCTAAAAAATATAATTTAGATACAAATTTAATTGTAGTAATAACAAATGAAAGTTATAAAAATGTTGAAACTATTTATAACTTTATCAAAAGTTTAAAAATTAAAGCAGTTGATTTTATTCCTTGCTTTGACTATGAAAGTGATACTACTTTGACAGAAGAAAATTATAATTATTTTTTAATGAATTTATTTAACCTTTGGAAAAAAGATAGTTTTGATTTTCTAGAGATAAGATTATTTTCAGATATATTTGAAAAAGTTTATTCTTTAAATAGAAATCAACCTTTAAAAGCTTTGTCTTGCAGTTTAGCAGGGGCTTGTGGTCAAAATTTCTCAGTAGGAGTTAATGGAGATATATGTACTTGTGAATGTTTAACCCCTATAAAAGAATATTTTTTAGGAAATATAAAAGAAAAATCTTTTGAATTAATGCTTAAAGAAAAATCTTATACAACTACCTTCAAAAATGATTTTAATAGTGTAGACAAAAAATGTTTTGATTGTGATGTTTTTAATATATGTAGAGGAGGTTGCTTAAATAGAAGACTTCCAAAGTATAATAAATCTTTGGATATTTATTGTAATCCAAGAAAAAATATTATAAAGGAGATTATTAATTTCTATCATGAAAAAACTTACAAATATAATGAATAAAAATATATGGTTTATTTTAACTCAGTTTTTTAGTGAGTTGGGAAGCACAATAACTAGTTTTGGAATTGTATTGTGGATTAATCAAAAAAATCCTAATCCATTAACATTTAGTTTACTATCGATTTCTATATTTCTTCCTAAAATTTTATTTGGAATTGTAATTGGATCTATTGTAGATAGATTTGAAAAAAAGAAAATAATTTTGTGCGCTGATTCTATAGTAATGTTATCATCATTAGGATTATTGGCATTATTTAGATTTGACATTATAAATATTCCATTAATATTATTTTTAAATTTTTTTAGTGGTATTTTTTCTTGTCTTCAAGATTCATCTAAAAATATATTAAATACAATAATTTTTTCAAAAGAAGATTTTATAAGACTTAATGGATTAATTTCTTTTTTATCTGGAATAGCAATGCTTTTAAGTCCAATTTTAGGAGCGGTATTATACA
Protein-coding sequences here:
- a CDS encoding radical SAM/SPASM domain-containing protein, with translation MEKILYKYDKLRINSLVFKLVDYCDLGCNYCYREKSEYRSNKIMSDEIIDLTIDRYLEFCQNTHPQKEITLIWHGGEPLLAGIDKFKNILEIEKKYEKKYNIKIQNAVQSNGISLTPEMCELFSENNFKIGFSIDGPKEIHDIHRKYLNGKSSFEKTIQGIDLAKKYNLDTNLIVVITNESYKNVETIYNFIKSLKIKAVDFIPCFDYESDTTLTEENYNYFLMNLFNLWKKDSFDFLEIRLFSDIFEKVYSLNRNQPLKALSCSLAGACGQNFSVGVNGDICTCECLTPIKEYFLGNIKEKSFELMLKEKSYTTTFKNDFNSVDKKCFDCDVFNICRGGCLNRRLPKYNKSLDIYCNPRKNIIKEIINFYHEKTYKYNE